The DNA sequence GCAAGGTGAAGCGCCTGGCCGCCACCGGGGCCAACCTCTGGCCCGACTCCACGGCCCTCGCGCCGGCCCTTTGGCAGCAAATGCGGCGCGGCTACCAGGAAGGCCGCTTCCAGACCTTTACCGACCCCAAGCGCCGCAACGACTGGAAAGTGTTTCTGCTCGACTGGCGGGAGCCCCACCTTGCCCTGGCCACGCTGGCGCGCATCAAGGCCCCGGCCTTTATTATTGCCGGCGACCAGGACGTGATTCGGGCCGAGCACACGGTGGCCATCTACCAGAGCCTGCCCCGCGCCTGGCTCTGGATTGTGCCCAACAGCGGCCACGCCACCCTGCTGGATCATGCCGAGGAGTTTAACCGCAAAACCGAGGCCTTCTTCCGGGCGCCCAGCATTCCGCTAACGTCGCTTCGCTAACTGGCAGCGCTTGAAAACGCGTTGTCTTAGCTCGCCCGACAGTAAACAGGCTACAAAAAACGGCGGCTGCGCCGAGGAAAGGGCTATTCAACCACCTCAGGCTGCCCGTCGGTGGCGGCAATGACGAGCAGGGCCACCAGCAGCAGGGCGCTGTACTCGATGCCACCGGTGCCATGCTCGCCCACAAACCAGCCGTTTTCGGCGTGAATCAGGACGATGCCGGTGCCGATAATCAGGCCGAAGACCAGGGCTACCCAGCGCGTGAGAATGCCCAGTGCCATGAGCACGCCACCCAGTAGCTCGGCCGCCGTAATCAGCCAGACCAGCGCCAGGCCGAAGGGCAGCCCTTTGGCCGTGAGGAAGTCGGCGAAGCGGGGCACGGTGCCGCCCACCACCCGCACCACGGCGTGGGCCAGCAGCAGCCCCGCCACCGTCACGCGGAGCAGCAGCAAGGACTGGGCAGGGCGCAAAAAGGGAAACCCGGGCATACAAGCGCTACATCAGATGGAAGGCCAAAATATAGATTATTGCATGTAAATACCGTAATCCGCGTGGCGGGCCGGAAAAACCCGTTTTCCCGCTACCTTGCTGTCATGCTCAGCCCCTTCACCCCGCCAGCCGCCCTGGCCACCCAGATTGATCCGCTGCTGACCTTCGTGCGCGCCATTGGCCTGGAGGTGCGCGAGGCCTCGCTCGAAGGCCAGAAAACCTTTCTGCCCGGTCTGCTCATCGACCGGGGCGCGCTGGTCGTGGACCGGCAGCGGCTGCTCTACCCCGGCGACATTCTGCACGAGGCCGGCCACATTGCCGTAACTCCCGCCGCCGAGCGGCCCCGGCTGCTGGACAACGTCACCGAAAACCACCCCGAAAAGGAAGGCGACGAAATGGCCGTGCTGTGCTGGTCGTATGCCGCCAGCCGGGCCCTGGACCTGCCGCCGGAGGTCGTGTTTCACCCCCACGGCTACAAAAACGAAAGCCAGTGGCTGATTGACAACTTCCAGAGCGGGCAGAATATCGGCCTGCCCCTGCTGGTTTGGATGGGCCTGACCACCACCGACGCCTTTCCGCGCATGACGCGTTGGCTGCGCCAGTAAGCACCGGCCGAACACGAAAAAGCCCGCTCCAACCTGGTTGGAGCGGGCTTTTGTAGTTACCTCGGAAGGCCGTTACAGCTGATCCTCGATGACGGATACGGCCTCGCGCAGGGTCAGGTCTTTGCGCAGGGGCTGCACGAAGCGGGCGGCGCGGCTGCCGGCGGTGCTGGTGCTGTCGGTGGGCGTGGTCGTGGCGGCGGCCAGCAGCGGGGCCACGTCCAGGGTCGGCGCGGCCTGCTGGGCCTGCTTGAACTTCTCGGCGGCGGCGCGGGCCTGCTGCTGCTCGGTGCGGTAAGCCGTCAGGTTCAACGAGACTTCCGTGATTTTCTGGCGCTTCTCCATCCCGGTCACGGCCTCCGTCAGGAGCTGGAACGAGGCGTTGGAGGCCACGCGCTGCTTGCTGGCCGCGGCGAGCTTATCCACGGCCGGGGCAGCGGCCCAGGGCTGGTACTTGGCCGAGGCAATTTCGTCCCAGGGCAGCGGGTAGTCGGTGTCCTGCTCGCCGTCGGCCAGGGTGCTGTAGGCGTCGGGCACCATGATGTCGGGCGTGACGCCCTTGAACTGCGTGGACGAGCCCGTGACGCGGTAGTATTTCTGAATGGTCATCTTTAGCGAGCCAAACGGCTTGAGGCTGGCCAGCTGCGGGTTCATAATGTCGTCGAACTCGAAGATGCGCTGCACCGTGCCTTTGCCGTAAGTGGTGTTGCCCACAATCACGCCGCGCTTGTAGTCCTGAATGGCGCCGGCCAGGATTTCGGAGGCCGAGGCGCTGTACTTGTTCACCAGCACGGCCAGGGGCCCGTCGTACTGCACCTGCGGGTCGGGGTCACCGACGAGCTGGGCGGCACCCTGCCGGCTTTTCACCTGCACCATCGGGCCGCTGGCCACAAACAGGCCGGCCATTTCGGCCGCGTCCTGCAACGAGCCGCCGCCGTTGAAGCGCAGATCCAGCACCACGCCCTGCACGTTCTGGGCCTTGAGCTTTTCCAGCTCCTTCTTCACGTCGTCGGACGAGTTGCGGCCCCCGTTGTGGTTGAAGTCGGCGTAGAAGCTGGGCAGCAGAATGTAGCCGATTTTCTTGCCCCCGTCGTTGATAATGGCCGACTGGGCGTAGGTTTCCTCCAGCACCACGATGTCGCGGATGATGGAAATGACCTTGGTGCTGGCGTCGGGCTTTTTCACCGTCAGGCGCACCTCCGTGCCTTTTTTACCCCGAATCATCTGCACCACCTTGTCCAGGCGCATGCCTTCCACCGACACGGGCTCGGCCGCGCCCTGGGCCACGCGCAGCACCACGTCGCCGGCCTTTAGCTCGCCCTGGCGGTAGGAGGCCGAGCCGGGCACGATGTAAGCCACCACGATCTGGCCGTCCTTCTCGCTCATCTGGGCGCCGGTGCCTTCGAGGCGGCCGGTGAGGGCAATGTCGAAGTTGGTTTTGTCCTTGGGCGCGAAGTACTCGGAGTGCGGGTCAAAGGTGTTGGCAATGGTATTGGCAAACTCGGCCAGCCGGTCGGCCTCGTCGGTCTGGCGCAGGTCGCTGAAGGCTTCGTCGTAGTACTTGAGCACCTGCTTGCGGGCCTCGGCTTCGAGCTGGGCCGGCGTGCGCACGGGGGCCGATAGGGTGGCCGCCGACGGCTTGGCCTTGGCGGCGGCCAACGACTTGGTTTGCTGCCGGCTCTGCTCATCCATCAGCTCGGAGAGGCGCACCATCGTCTGGTACTTGAGCAGGCGGCGCCACCGGTCGCGGCGGGCAGCGGCATCCGCCGGGAAGCTCAGCTTATCCACGTCGGTTTCGAAGGTTTCCGGGGCCGCAAACTCGAAGGGCTTCTGCAGCAGCTCGCGGTACAGGGCCTGGGCCTCCTGCACCCGCTGGGCAGTGAGCTTGGCGCTTAGGTCCAGAAATTCGTGCTTGCCCTGCTTGAGCTCATCGTCGATGCTGGTTTCGTAGCGTTGCAGCTGCTTCACATCGGGCTGGAGCAAAAACCGCTTGCTGGCGTCGAGGCGCTTGAGGTAGAGGGCAAACACCCGGCGCGAGAAGTCGTCGTCGAGCTGCTCGGGCTGCACGTGGGCCACACCCAGGCCCTGGGCGACGGTGGCCAGCAGCACCTGCTTTTTCTGGGCCGACACCTCCTTGGGCTGCTGGGCGAACCCGCCGAGCGGCAAGAGCAGAAACAAACCGGGCAGCAGGGCCGAAAAGCGGCGGGAAGCACGAAATGACGTCATACGATACAGGTAAAAAAGATAAAACGGCGTTGGTGTCGGCGCTGGCGCGGCGGGCCCTACCCTGGAGGTGGCAGGCCGTAGCCGACGGCACAGAATACGTAGCTAGTAAGACACTACTTTGCTACCCTAGTTGCACAACGAAGACTGGCCGGCCCGGAGTTCAGTAGTACGCTCGGCCTGCCCCTATTTGGGCATATTTCCCCCAGCAGCCAGTAATTACGCATCTTTGAACTGAACAAGACTCGTGCGGCCAAAGGGCCGGTAGCACAGCGGCATAACTATGATAACATCACTTTATCGGGGCGACGGTACAGTATACCTCCTCGTCGAGCGTAATCAGAAGGAAAACTGGATTCATGCCCGGTGGCAGGGCCGCCAAACGATGGGCACTATCATGGATGGCGGCCTGACGTACGTGGAGATGCTGCGCGCGCACCCCTGCCCAAAGCTGCTGAACGACCACCGGGAGCTAATCGGCACCTTCACGGAAGCCAACGACTGGATTCAGCAGGTCTGGACGCCGCTGATTATGGCCGCCGGGCTGCGCTACTTTGCCCAGGTCATTTCGCCCGACGTGTTTGGGCAGCTTTCCATCGAAGACTTGCAGCACCGCATCGGGGAAGTGCTGCACATCCAGCTGTTCGACCAGCTGGAAACGGCCCAACGCTGGCTGCGGGCCCAGCCGTAGCGGCCCGCCAACCGCCCGGCGGCCCTTCCCTTCCGGCCGTTGCTGAGCAATGATCTGGCCGGCACGCGCTACCGCCGATGCGTGCGCCGGGCAGTTCTGCGTATACGCCAGCGGTTCATTCCTTTGTTCTTATGCAGCTTTACGTTTATTCGGCCCTCAGCGCCGCGGCCCGCGCGCTGTTGCTTCAGCGCCTGCCCACCGATATTCAGCCCGTTTTCGCCTCCGACCTGGCCCCCGACCAGCAGCTGCCGGCCTTTCAGCAAGCCGCCGTGCTGCTGGGCAACGTGCCGCCGGCCTGGCTGACCGAGCACCAACCCGCCGGCCTGCGGTTCTGGCAAATCGACTCGGCCGGCTTCGACCAGTACGCGGGCCTGCGGGTGCCGTTTCCGGTGGCCAATATGGGCGACTATTTTGCCTGGCCCTGCGCCGAAACCATCGTGGCGGGCATTCTGAGCTTCTACCGCCGCATTCCGGAGCTGGCCGTGCTGCAACAGCGCCGCGAATGGGTGGGCCCGCCGGTCCGGACGCGGGTGGGGCTGCTGCGCGGCAAGCGGGTCATTATTCTGGGCGCCGGCGGCATCGGGCTGGCTGTGCGCGAGCAGCTGGCGGGCTTTCGGTGCCAGGTACGGCTGCTGGCCCGCACCAATCCCGAGGCCCAGCTGCACTCGGCCGCCGAGCTGGCCGCCGATCTGCCCACTACCGATCTGGTCATCAACTGCCTGCCCGGCAGCGCCGACGGCTTTTTCTCGGCCGAGCTGGTGGCCGCCATGGCCCCCGGCAGCCTCTACGCCAGCGTGGGCCGGGGCAATACCACCGACGAGCCGGCCCTGCTGGCCGCCTTGCAGGCCGGCAAAATCAGCGCGGTGCTCGACGTGACGGCCCAGGAGCCCCTGCCCGCCGACAGCCCGCTCTGGACCTTGCCCAACGTACTGCTGACCCAGCACAGCGGCGGC is a window from the Hymenobacter aquaticus genome containing:
- a CDS encoding D-2-hydroxyacid dehydrogenase, which codes for MQLYVYSALSAAARALLLQRLPTDIQPVFASDLAPDQQLPAFQQAAVLLGNVPPAWLTEHQPAGLRFWQIDSAGFDQYAGLRVPFPVANMGDYFAWPCAETIVAGILSFYRRIPELAVLQQRREWVGPPVRTRVGLLRGKRVIILGAGGIGLAVREQLAGFRCQVRLLARTNPEAQLHSAAELAADLPTTDLVINCLPGSADGFFSAELVAAMAPGSLYASVGRGNTTDEPALLAALQAGKISAVLDVTAQEPLPADSPLWTLPNVLLTQHSGGGQPHEDEGKVELLLRNLGHLRHGQPLENLVEPGRGY
- a CDS encoding carboxy terminal-processing peptidase, with translation MTSFRASRRFSALLPGLFLLLPLGGFAQQPKEVSAQKKQVLLATVAQGLGVAHVQPEQLDDDFSRRVFALYLKRLDASKRFLLQPDVKQLQRYETSIDDELKQGKHEFLDLSAKLTAQRVQEAQALYRELLQKPFEFAAPETFETDVDKLSFPADAAARRDRWRRLLKYQTMVRLSELMDEQSRQQTKSLAAAKAKPSAATLSAPVRTPAQLEAEARKQVLKYYDEAFSDLRQTDEADRLAEFANTIANTFDPHSEYFAPKDKTNFDIALTGRLEGTGAQMSEKDGQIVVAYIVPGSASYRQGELKAGDVVLRVAQGAAEPVSVEGMRLDKVVQMIRGKKGTEVRLTVKKPDASTKVISIIRDIVVLEETYAQSAIINDGGKKIGYILLPSFYADFNHNGGRNSSDDVKKELEKLKAQNVQGVVLDLRFNGGGSLQDAAEMAGLFVASGPMVQVKSRQGAAQLVGDPDPQVQYDGPLAVLVNKYSASASEILAGAIQDYKRGVIVGNTTYGKGTVQRIFEFDDIMNPQLASLKPFGSLKMTIQKYYRVTGSSTQFKGVTPDIMVPDAYSTLADGEQDTDYPLPWDEIASAKYQPWAAAPAVDKLAAASKQRVASNASFQLLTEAVTGMEKRQKITEVSLNLTAYRTEQQQARAAAEKFKQAQQAAPTLDVAPLLAAATTTPTDSTSTAGSRAARFVQPLRKDLTLREAVSVIEDQL
- a CDS encoding alpha/beta fold hydrolase codes for the protein MKRSRLLMLWLLALGRLALGQAAPYGNNSQAGHYATVRGVKLYYETYGSGPPLLLLHGNGGSIRDFLPTIPYFAKRYRVIALDSRAHGKSVDAGDSLSFEMLADDCAALLTQLRLDSAYVLGWSDGGITALVLALRHPGKVKRLAATGANLWPDSTALAPALWQQMRRGYQEGRFQTFTDPKRRNDWKVFLLDWREPHLALATLARIKAPAFIIAGDQDVIRAEHTVAIYQSLPRAWLWIVPNSGHATLLDHAEEFNRKTEAFFRAPSIPLTSLR
- a CDS encoding DoxX family protein encodes the protein MRPAQSLLLLRVTVAGLLLAHAVVRVVGGTVPRFADFLTAKGLPFGLALVWLITAAELLGGVLMALGILTRWVALVFGLIIGTGIVLIHAENGWFVGEHGTGGIEYSALLLVALLVIAATDGQPEVVE